One genomic window of Salmo salar chromosome ssa12, Ssal_v3.1, whole genome shotgun sequence includes the following:
- the LOC106565112 gene encoding cryptochrome-1, whose translation MTKNSIHWFRKGLRLHDNPALLEAVRDSDTVRCVYFLDPWFAGSSNLGVNRWRFLLQCLEDLDSSLRKLNSRLFVIRGQPANIFPRLFKDWNISQLTFECDSEPFGKERDAAIKKLATEAGVEVVSRISHTLYDLDKIIELNGGHPPLTFKHFQTLVDSMPPPDAPVEALSRASMGRCVTPVSDNHRDKYGVPLLEELGFDTEGLAPAVWPGGESEALTRIERQLGPDLSTAWQVNFESTRKTASPLLPSPLGLSPYLRFGCLSCRLFYSKLAELYKKVKTNGSPPISLYDKLLWREFFYTAATNNPRFDKMDGNPICIRIPWDRNAEALAKWAEAKTGFPWIDAIMTQLRQEGWIHHLARHAVACFLTRGDLWISWEEGMKVFEELLLDADWSVNAGSWLCHSCSSFFQQFFHCYCPVGFGRKIDPKGDFIRRYLPVLKDMPDKYIYDPWNAPIEVQRAAKCVVGVDYPKPMVNHAEASRLNIERMRQMYQQLSKYRGLSLLAAVPTSPIEDLNVVASPSTGRKHSGLNGHHGRSRVNVNGEELPGLSGVRPRPGPTYTQSCGMAHTEQAGSSNQQLCRTGCAHEFAVPHYPGHLARGGAGKRGRESEQEVGSDFPAPAFKVQRHHQHKSTGRQDERMAVSS comes from the exons ATGACCAAGAACTCCATCCACTGGTTCCGTAAGGGACTGCGTCTCCACGACAACCCGGCCCTGCTGGAGGCTGTGCGTGATTCAGACACGGTGCGCTGTGTCTACTTCCTAGACCCCTGGTTCGCTGGCTCCTCCAACCTGGGGGTCAACCGGTGGAG GTTCCTGCTGCAGTGTCTGGAAGATCTAGACTCAAGCCTTCGGAAGCTCAACTCCCGTCTGTTTGTGATCCGAGGTCAGCCGGCCAACATCTTCCCCCGACTCTTTAAG GACTGGAACATCTCCCAGCTGACGTTTGAGTGTGACTCTGAGCCGTTCGGTAAGGAGCGGGATGCAGCCATTAAGAAACTGGCCACAGAGGCTGGAGTGGAGGTCGTGAGCAGGATCTCACACACTCTCTACGACCTGGACAA GATCATAGAGCTGAACGGGGgtcatcctcctctcaccttcAAGCATTTCCAGACATTGGTGGACTCCATGCCGCCCCCCGATGCCCCAGTAGAGGCTCTGTCCCGGGCCAGCATGGGTCGATGTGTCACCCCTGTCTCAGACAACCACAGGGACAAGTACGGAGTACCCCTATTGGAGGAGCTGG GCTTTGATACAGAGGGCTTAGCTCCAGCCGTGTGGCCCGGAGGAGAGAGTGAAGCTCTCACCAGGATAGAGAGACAACTGGGACCTGACCTCTCCACT gcgtGGCAGGTGAATTTTGAGAGTACCAGGAAGACCGCCAGCCCCCTGCTGCCCAGTCCTCTAGGTCTCAGCCCCTACCTCCGCTTTGGATGTCTATCCTGTCGACTTTTCTACAGCAAACTGGCAGAGCTCTACAAGAAG GTGAAGACGAACGGCAGTCCCCCCATATCTCTCTACGACAAGCTGCTGTGGCGTGAGTTCTTCTACACGGCCGCCACTAACAACCCCCGCTTCGACAAAATGGATGGGAACCCCATCTGTATCCGCATCCCCTGGGACCGCAACGCCGAGGCGCTGGCCAAGTGGGCCGAAGCCAAGACGGGCTTCCCCTGGATCGACGCCATCATGACTCAGCTGAGGCAGGAGGGCTGGATCCACCACTTGGCCAGACACGCCGTGGCCTGCTTTCTGACCAGAGGAGACCTGTGGATCAGCTGGGAGGAGGGCATGAAG gTGTTTGAGGAGCTGCTGCTGGATGCAGACTGGAGTGTGAACGCAGGCAGCTGGTTGTGTCACTCCTGCAGTTCCTTCTTCCAGCAGTTCTTCCACTGCTACTGCCCCGTGGGCTTCGGACGAAAAATAGATCCTAAAGGAGACTTCATTAG ACGCTACTTACCTGTCCTGAAAGACATGCCAGACAAGTACATCTACGACCCTTGGAACGCCCCCATAGAGGTGCAGCGGGCGGCCAAATGTGTGGTCGGGGTGGACTACCCCAAACCCATGGTGAACCATGCAGAGGCCAGCCGACTCAACATAGAGAGGATGAGACAAATGTACCAGCAGCTGTCCAAATACAGAGGACTCA GCTTACTAGCAGCTGTGCCAACCAGTCCCATTGAGGATCTGAATGTGGTGGCATCGCCCTCTACTGGTAGAAAACACAGTGGGCTCAATGGCCATCATG gccgTAGTAGAGTAAATGTGAACGGTGAGGAGCTGCCGGGACTCAGTGGCGTGAGGCCACGACCTGGACCAACATACACTCAGA GCTGTGGAATGGCGCACACAGAGCAGGCAGGATCGTCCAATCAGCAACTCTGTCGGACAGGATGTGCCCATGAGTTCGCTGTGCCTCACTATCCAGGTCATCTGGCACGGGGCGGGGCTGGGAAGAGGGGGCGGGAGTCGGAACAGGAAGTGGGCAGCGACTTTCCGGCCCCTGCCTTCAAGGTGCAGCGACACCACCAACAT AAGAGTACGGGTCGACAGGATGAGAGGATGGCTGTGTCTTCATAA
- the LOC106565113 gene encoding LOW QUALITY PROTEIN: retinoblastoma-binding protein 5 (The sequence of the model RefSeq protein was modified relative to this genomic sequence to represent the inferred CDS: inserted 1 base in 1 codon) yields MNLELLESFGQNYPEEADGTLDCISMALTCTFNRWGTLLAVGCNDGRIVIWDFLTRGIAKIISAHIHPVCSLCWSRDGHKLVSASTDNIVSLWDVLTGDCDQRFRFPSPILKLQYHPRDLDKVLVCPMKSAPVLLTLSDSKHVVLPVDDDSDLNVVAAFDRRGEYIYTGNAKGKILVLNTDTQDLVASFRVTTGTSNTTAIKSIEFARKGSCFLINTADRIIRVYDGREILTCGRDGEPEPMQKLQDLVNRTPWKRCCFSGDGEYIVAGSARQHALYIWEKSIGNLVKILHGTRGELLLDVAWHPVRPIIASISSGVVSIWAQNQVENWSAFAPDFKELDENVEYEERESEFDIEDEDKSEPEQTGADAAEDEEVDVTSVDPIVAFCSSDEELEDFKALLYLPIAPEVEDPEENPFGPPPDAAGQTTPVEDGSAHTGSGDKKRQPSSEGVPPKKKARTTTIELQGVPSDEVHPLLGVKGDSKSKKKTAGXPKGSKGKEKDFPFRPKPYRGDRVYPDGAVAGGGAGGGGGGGMKGRAEGGLTAAGSLVSQSYKQHDIGGLD; encoded by the exons ATGAATTTAGAGTTGCTCG AGTCGTTCGGGCAGAACTATCCAGAG GAAGCCGATGGCACTCTGGACTGTATCAGTATGGCTCTCACATGCACCTTTAACCGCTGGGGCACGCTTCTGGCGGTGGGCTGCAACGACGGACGCATCGTCATCTGGGACTTCCTGACACGGGGCATTGCCAAGATCATCAGCGCTCACATTCATCCAGTCTGCTCACTGTG TTGGAGTCGAGATGGTCACAAGCTGGTGAGTGCCTCTACAGATAACATAGTGTCGCTATGGGACGTCCTTACGGGAGACTGTGACCAGAGGTTCCGCTTTCCCTCGCCCATCCTCAAACTGCAGTACCACCCCAGAGATCT TGACAAAGTCCTAGTGTGTCCTATGAAGTCAGCTCCGGTGCTGCTGACCCTGTCCGACTCTAAACACGTGGTTCTGCCCGTGGACGACGACTCTGACCTGAATGTGGTGGCGGCCTTCGACCGGCGGGGGGAGTACATCTACACTGGCAATGCCAAGggaaag ATTCTGGTGCTGAACACGGACACACAGGATCTGGTGGCATCGTTTCGGGTGACGACAGGGACCAGTAACACCACAGCCATCAAGTCCATAGAGTTTGCGCGCAAGGGCAG tTGTTTCCTCATCAACACAGCAGACAGAATCATCAGGGTGTATGATGGGAGGGAGATTCTCACCTGTGGGAGAGACGGGGAGCCAGAGCCCATGCAGAAACTACAGGACCTGGTcaacag GACTCCCTGGAAGCGGTGTTGTTTCTCTGGGGATGGGGAGTACATTGTGGCTGGTTCAGCCCGGCAGCATGCTCTGTACATCTGGGAGAAGAGCATTGGCAACTTGGTGAAGATCCTCCATGGAACCAGAGGAGAACTACTGCTGGACGTGGCT TGGCACCCTGTGCGGCCAATCATCGCCTCCATATCCAGCGGCGTGGTGTCCATCTGGGCTCAGAACCAAGTG GAAAACTGGAGTGCGTTCGCCCCAGACTTCAAGGAGCTGGATGAGAACGTGGAAtacgaggagagagagtctgAGTTTGACATAGAGGATGAGGATAAGAGTGAACCTGAACAGACAG gtgctgACGCTGCGGAGGATGAGGAGGTGGATGTGACCTCTGTTGACCCCATCGTAGCATTCTGCAGCAG TGATGAGGAGCTGGAGGACTTCAAGGCCCTGCTCTACCTGCCCATCGCTCCAGAGGTAGAAGACCCTGAGGAGAATCCATTTGGTCCCCCTCCGGATGCAGCCGGCCAAACCACCCCTGTAGAAGATGGTTCAGCCCACACAGGGAGCGGGGACAAGAAGCGCCAGCCGTCCTCAGAGGGAGTTCCGCCCAAAAAGAAGGCTCGTACCACCACCATCGAACTACAGGGGGTGCCTAGTGATG AGGTGCACCCCTTACTGGGGGTAAAGGGAGACAGCAAGTCCAAGAAGAAGACGGCAG GGCCAAAAGGCTCCAAAGGTAAAGAGAAAGACTTTCCCTTCAGGCCCAAACCCTACAGGGGGGACAGGGTCTACCCTGACGGAGCGGTAgcgggaggaggagcaggaggaggaggaggaggagggatgaagggCAGAGCGGAGGGGGGCCTGACTGCAGCAG GGAGCCTGGTTTCACAGTCCTACAAGCAGCATGATATCGGGGGACTGGACTGA
- the LOC106565111 gene encoding uncharacterized protein codes for MGCRLSGPLFGDGLGVSGRDLSHLTKQDLSHLSKQDALRILAAYEQPITLQIKSQRGRGYGLQDCSTQTERHWEPLTLPPHLALRSLGVTAAGTMPRVNPAYQDRHYCSHMSLPRDHRDNGRYEYLPTAPQDIEELEPLGYQDLELASRVPRDQSCLIGCCNNLEEPSSYHSQTEDEDYMLEKPLGYLPLHHELDSGLGWTDGSLHQGDLSGLETEEGGLEECHPRGGGLAVSGGGGGGGGSPSSESFISSELSDSGFYSVSTGEFRRFQRLLEKRMCLYKARLHHQREVCERERRDSCQKNHRELLEAIPEALTMQPQPSCSMPGLAAPSMGPPPHGLFRVSSVQFRKADRPCLSRHSSSSGSLFNPHHAPAPLSAHAPVLSTCSTPSGHRRPPPPLQHQGSSSMGQLRRSRTLHHRGPPQERVRRASHPSSPSYATLQHCGVAPPRGLELGLPEEGESELVLTHPAGLALSPQQHATSLGEHRGAVPLPRGHYWDNSGGHDQLVNDRRQQQERSFMSEIPVREREQEREREREREREREREREREREREREREREREREKERERERQRERGREVHRFSTLTHPPQTSMDIHETWPKPANRLSHQGSGGGGGLYSTLEGHTGVGAGVGGGSRKCPNPNPNTNSNHPNPRAVRNQILRDRASQLADERSGMSTDEESQEVMRGRYWSRTERREHLLLAREQKQQQQQARGQQAYTRPGTNGGSGSLREAGVNTRGGAMGGGGRGVIQEEEAMSGGGGSLGDGRCNTVLELSQRKLSRLQNRKLLDDWTTVEELLTHGTRLGTRDEMSLCPSSLLTVTTV; via the exons GTCAGTGGGCGGGATCTGAGTCACCTGACCAAACAGGATCTTTCCCACCTGAGCAAACAGGATGCTCTTAGAATCCTGGCTGCCTATGAGCAGCCAATCACATTGCAGATCAAGAGCCAGCGTGGGAGGGGTTACGGCCTACAGGACTGCAGCACGCAGACTGAGAGACACTGGGAGCCTCTCACCCTGCCCCCCCACCTGGCCCTGCGCAGTCTGGGTGTCACCGCAGCCGGAACCATGCCCAGGGTCAACCCTGCCTACCAGGACAG acacTACTGCAGCCACATGAGTCTGCCTCGTGATCACCGTGACAACGGGAGATATGAGTACCTACCTACCGCTCCACAAGACATAGAGGAGTTGGAGCCACTGGGTTACCAG gacCTGGAGCTGGCCAGTCGTGTTCCGAGGGATCAGAGCTGTCTGATTGGCTGCTGCAACAACCTAGAAGAGCCCAGCAGTTACCacagccag ACTGAGGATGAGGACTATATGTTGGAGAAACCTCTGGGCTACCTGCCACTCCACCATGAGCTGGACAGCGGCCTGGGCTGGACCGACGGTAGCCTGCACCAGGGAGACCTTTCTGGcctggagacagaggaggggggtCTGGAGGAATGTCACCCCAGGGGAGGGGGCCTGGCGGTcagtggaggagggggtggaggaggagggtctcCATCCTCTGAGTCCTTCATCTCGTCTGAGCTGAGTGACTCAGGGTTCTACAGCGTGAGTACGGGAGAGTTCCGCCGCTTCCAGAGGCTGTTAGAGAAGCGCATGTGCCTGTACAAAGCTCGTCTCCACCACCAGAGGGAGGTGTGCGAGCGGGAGCGCCGCGACAGCTGCCAGAAGAACCACAGAGAGCTGCTTGAAGCCATCCCTGAGGCACTGACCATGCAGCCCCAGCCCTCGTGCTCCATGCCTGGCCTGGCCGCTCCATCCATGGGCCCTCCACCCCACGGACTCTTCAG GGTGTCGTCCGTCCAGTTCCGGAAGGCGGATCGTCCCTGTCTGAGCAGACACAGCTCAAGCAGCGGGTCCCTATTCAACCCTCACCACGCCCCTGCGCCCCTCTCTGCCCATGCGCCTGTCCTCTCCACCTGCAGTACCCCCTCCGGCCACCGCAGGCCGCCACCTCCACTGCAGCACCAGGGCTCCAGCTCAATGGGGCAGCTGCGGAGAAGCAGAACCCTGCACCACCGTGGCCCACCCCAGGAGCGTGTCAGACGGGCCAGTCACCCGTCATCCCCCTCCTATGCCACCCTGCAGCATTGTGGGGTAGCGCCACCTAGAGGCCTGGAGCTGGGCCTGCCTGAAGAGGGAGAATCAGAACTGGTCCTCACACACCCAGCGGGATTGGCCCTCTCACCCCAGCAACATGCAACCTCGctgggggaacacagaggagctGTGCCCTTACCAAGGGGACATTACTGGGACAATAGTGGAGGTCATGATCAGCTGGTTAACGACAGGAGGCAGCAGCAGGAGAGGAGCTTTATGTCAGAGATACCAGTGcgggagagggagcaagagagagagagagaaagggagcgtgAAAGGGAGcgtgaaagagagcgagaaagagaaagagagcgagaaagagaaagggagcgagaaagagaacgagagaaagaaagagagcgggaaagacaaagagaaagaggaagagaggtgcACCGCTTCAGCACCCTCACCCACCCTCCCCAGACATCCATGGACATCCATGAGACATGGCCTAAACCGGCCAATCGGCTGTCCCACCAGGGGTCAGGGGGTGGTGGGGGCCTCTACAGCACCCTGGAGGGCCACACTGGGGTCGGGGCTGGGGTCGGTGGAGGGTCTAGGAAGTGCCCCaatcctaaccccaacactaactCCAACCATCCTAACCCGAGAGCTGTGAGGAACCAGATTCTTCGCGACCGGGCGTCGCAGCTAGCGGACGAGCGTAGTGGGATGAGTACGGATGAGGAGAGTCAGGAGGTGATGAGAGGGAGGTACTGGAGCCGCACAGAGAGACGGGAGCACCTCCTACTGGCCCGCGAGCagaaacagcagcaacagcaggccCGCGGGCAACAGGCTTACACAAGGCCAGGAACCAATGGAGGGTCAGGTTCTCTGAGAGAGGCAGGCGTCAACACAAGAGGAGGAGctatgggaggaggagggagaggagttaTTCAAGAGGAAGAGGCTATGTCTGGAGGGGGAGGGTCTTTGGGAGATGGCCGGTGCAACACGGTGCTGGAGCTCAGCCAAAGGAAGTTGAGTCGTCTGCAGAACAGGAAGCTGTTAGATGATTGGACGACGGTGGAGGAGCTGCTGACTCACGGGACGAGGCTGGGTACCCGAGACGAGATGTCCCTCTGTCCCAGCTCACTACTGACTGTCACTACTGTatag